A window of the Kazachstania africana CBS 2517 chromosome 10, complete genome genome harbors these coding sequences:
- the ABP1 gene encoding Abp1p (similar to Saccharomyces cerevisiae ABP1 (YCR088W); ancestral locus Anc_6.366) has product MALEPINCDSHSRDIEQAYLKVVRGDDDQTKWLILSPNASKEYFPESTGSDFTEFLASFDDTKVQYGMARVSPPGSDVEKLILIGWCPDSAPMKTRASFAANFGTVANNILKGYHIQVTARDEDDLDEKELLMKVSNAAGARYSIQKSASAPTKPKISSPPPVKRSIPTPVVAPKRTVPQSNEEDDWGEPEIKERDFNKQPLSANQSTYKPIGKIDLQKVIAEETAKEDPRLVHAEASGSKINPKDDIASLKNQSKLQRDNEINSFLKGTKPPVLGNEYKRNDDNVIKGFKTEKTPAQLWAEKKAKQSATTESTQVEEPAKSYSAAGEEEEREDEEQEDVNDLKSKFETLSTEPTIISPKPFSKPPVQEAERQPVKTDYTKIGTRLPGMHQEVSDHEEEQQNEDDWNDEEEEAAAPSLPSRKQEIEPEEEEQEEPPTPSLPSRTNVDEEEEQEEQEEEEPAPSLPTRDYDEPQQETRAIPPPPPRRATEQKEEQPWAIAEYDYEAGEDNELTFEENDKIINIEFVDDDWWLGELEKNGEKGLFPSNYVNLGNQ; this is encoded by the coding sequence ATGGCTTTAGAACCTATAAATTGCGACTCTCACTCTAGAGATATCGAACAGGCATACCTGAAAGTGGTCAGAGGTGATGACGATCAAACAAAATGGTTAATCTTATCACCAAACGCCTCCAAAGAATATTTCCCAGAATCTACTGGTTCTGATTTCACTGAATTTTTAGCATCATTCGACGATACCAAAGTTCAATATGGTATGGCAAGAGTGTCTCCACCAGGTTCAGACGTGGAGAAACTGATTTTAATCGGTTGGTGTCCAGATTCTGCTCCAATGAAGACTAGAGCTTCTTTTGCAGCAAATTTTGGTACCGTGGCTAATAACATTTTAAAAGGCTATCACATCCAAGTCACTGCTAGGGACGAAGATGATTTGGATGAAAAGGAGTTACTCATGAAAGTTAGTAACGCCGCCGGTGCTCGTTattctattcaaaaaagtGCTTCCGCTCCAACCAAGCCAAAAATCTCTTCTCCTCCACCAGTGAAGAGGAGCATCCCTACTCCAGTGGTTGCCCCAAAGAGAACTGTTCCACAatctaatgaagaagacgatTGGGGTGAACCAGAAATCAAAGAACGTGATTTTAACAAGCAACCATTATCTGCCAACCAATCTACTTACAAACCAATTGGTAAGATCGATTTACAAAAAGTCATTGCCGAAGAAACTGCAAAGGAGGATCCACGTTTAGTCCATGCTGAAGCATCCGGCTCAAAGATCAATCCAAAGGATGACATTGCATCTCTAAAGAACCAATCCAAATTACAAAGAGacaatgaaatcaattctttcttaaaGGGCACCAAACCACCCGTATTAGGAAACGAGTACAAGAGAAATGATGATAACGTCATTAAAGGTTTCAAAACTGAAAAGACTCCAGCTCAATTATGGGCTGAAAAGAAGGCTAAACAGTCTGCCACTACTGAATCAACCCAAGTAGAAGAACCAGCTAAATCATATTCCGCCGctggagaagaagaagaaagagaagatgaagaacaagaagatgTTAACGATTTGAAATCCAAGTTTGAAACCTTATCTACAGAGCCAACCATCATTTCCCCAAAACCATTCTCAAAACCACCGGTTCAAGAAGCTGAACGTCAACCGGTCAAAACTGATTACACAAAAATTGGTACCCGTCTACCGGGCATGCACCAAGAAGTTTCTGATCATGAGGAAGAGCAACAAAATGAAGACGATTGgaatgatgaagaagaagaagctgcTGCTCCATCATTACCTTCtagaaaacaagaaattgaacccgaagaagaagagcaaGAAGAACCTCCTACCCCATCGCTTCCTTCTAGAACAAATGttgacgaagaagaagaacaagaagaacaagaggaagaggaaCCTGCTCCAAGCTTACCAACAAGAGACTACGATGAACCACAACAAGAAACTAGAGCCATCCCACCTCCACCTCCAAGAAGAGCTACAGAACAAAAGGAGGAACAACCATGGGCTATTGCTGAGTATGATTACGAAGCAGGCGAGGATAATGAACTgacttttgaagaaaacgATAAAATCATCAACATTGAATTTGTCGACGACGACTGGTGGTTAGGTGAACTAGAAAAGAATGGAGAGAAGGGTCTGTTCCCAAGTAACTACGTTAATTTAGGcaatcaataa
- the KAFR0J02660 gene encoding uncharacterized protein (similar to Saccharomyces cerevisiae YCR087C-A; ancestral locus Anc_6.365): MVTFNCEVCNDTVPKKNTEKHYYRCPNAYYTCIDCSKTFDDGVSYKQHTSCISEDEKYQKALYKGAKKGTNQKGGQKAEKPKAQPTVETKSVVAEKKVKKVESKKQPTKLVKGESLYKILRGIKDKDEKKKLLKSLIVNDSGKSLDLKKD, encoded by the coding sequence ATGGTCACTTTCAATTGTGAGGTCTGTAACGACACTGTTCCTAAGAAAAACACTGAAAAGCATTACTACCGTTGTCCCAACGCTTACTACACCTGTATTGACTGTTCAAAGACTTTCGATGACGGTGTGAGTTACAAGCAACATACTTCATGTATCAGTGAAGATgagaaatatcaaaaggCATTGTACAAGGGTGCCAAGAAGGGTACCAATCAAAAGGGAGGACAGAAAGCAGAAAAACCAAAGGCCCAGCCTACAGTCGAGACAAAATCGGTGGTtgctgaaaagaaagttaaGAAAGTTGAGTCTAAAAAGCAACCCACTAAATTGGTTAAAGGTGAATCTCTATACAAGATTCTAAGGGGAATCAAGGAcaaagatgaaaagaaaaagcttttaaaatcattgattGTCAACGATAGTGGGAAATCATTAGATTTAAAAAAGGATTAA
- the CSM1 gene encoding Csm1p (similar to Saccharomyces cerevisiae CSM1 (YCR086W); ancestral locus Anc_6.364) — protein sequence MEALIEYKESVKEQLENADLLITKLVNENSTLNEKLRVKDDRISNLENEIANLKQQVVKTQQQLKDKAENIDVIKDLFEHLCGVRVHKSYEDDTGLWFDTSQGSKKGIMDYKLGFVKGENASTEVIYVPLLKQRSTEELKTLQGQLPSYMFDTLSFPLNSLNQFYIKLSKCLNKSKQ from the coding sequence ATGGAGGCACTGATAGAGTATAAGGAGAGTGTGAAGGAGCAATTGGAGAATGCAGATCTTCTGATAACGAAATTGGTTAATGAGAATTCGACTTTGAACGAGAAGCTTAGGGTTAAAGATGATagaatttcaaatctaGAGAACGAAATTGCTAACTTAAAACAGCAAGTAGTCAAGACACAACAACAGCTGAAGGATAAAGCTGAGAATATAGACGTGATAAAGGATCTTTTCGAGCATCTCTGCGGTGTTCGAGTACACAAATCGTATGAAGACGATACGGGTCTCTGGTTCGATACATCGCAAGGAAGTAAGAAAGGCATAATGGATTACAAACTGGGATTTGTGAAAGGTGAGAATGCCTCGACCGAGGTTATCTACGTACCATTGCTGAAGCAACGGTCTACAGAGGAATTAAAGACGTTACAGGGACAATTGCCCAGCTATATGTTCGATACCTTGTCATTCCCACTAAATTCTTTGAACCAATTCTACATAAAACTATCAAAATGCTTAAATAAAAGTAAACAATAA
- the NIF3 gene encoding uncharacterized protein (similar to Saccharomyces cerevisiae NIF3 (YGL221C); ancestral locus Anc_3.531), with product MIKAVSRTTLQSVVSKIVKHYPSQYADSSWDNTGLLIDCSEEDGEAHVKALLTIDLTKEVAQEAIDKQCNLIIAYHPFIFPNLKSIRPLENTQQNSLIKLVKNNVSVYCPHTAVDAAKGGVNDWLSLGLVSYQPDKIKSITSIERLSNPKLLVGTDTMEEVGYGRVVQFHTALSLSAIINSLKALMNLQHLQVSSNVRNLDTYMVSAAAVCAGSGAGVFKALSPTDLQAIDLIFTGELSHHDVLRYKEMGKAVIVCNHSNSERGYLKDEMLPRLANEGIDCTVSDTDMDPLRVI from the coding sequence ATGATCAAAGCTGTGAGTAGGACCACATTACAGTCGGTAGTTTCCAAGATTGTGAAACATTATCCAAGCCAGTATGCGGATAGTTCGTGGGATAATACGGGATTATTGATTGATTGTTCTGAAGAGGACGGTGAAGCCCACGTGAAAGCGTTACTTACCATAGATTTGACGAAAGAAGTCGCGCAGGAAGCAATTGACAAGCAGTGCAACTTGATCATTGCATATCATCCGTTCATTTTCCCCAATTTGAAGTCGATTAGACCATTGGAAAACACGCAACAGAATTCTTTAATCAAGTTGGTCAAGAACAATGTCAGTGTCTATTGCCCACACACCGCCGTGGATGCTGCGAAAGGTGGCGTCAACGACTGGCTATCTCTGGGTCTGGTCTCGTACCAACCAGACAAAATTAAATCCATTACGTCAATCGAAAGATTATCCAATCCGAAGTTGCTCGTCGGTACAGACACCATGGAAGAAGTTGGTTACGGCAGAGTTGTTCAGTTCCACACAGCTTTATCATTATCCGCCATTATCAACAGTTTGAAAGCTCTAATGAACTTACAACATTTGCAGGTGAGTTCCAATGTGAGGAACCTCGATACGTATATGGTCTCCGCTGCTGCAGTCTGTGCAGGCAGCGGTGCTGGGGTGTTCAAAGCCCTGTCACCAACGGATCTCCAAGCCATTGACCTCATTTTCACTGGTGAATTGTCGCATCACGACGTCCTAAGATACAAAGAAATGGGTAAAGCAGTCATTGTCTGCAACCATTCAAACTCGGAACGCGGATACCTCAAGGACGAAATGCTCCCCAGACTTGCCAACGAGGGCATCGACTGTACTGTCAGTGACACCGATATGGACCCACTGCGTGTTATCTAA
- the EDC1 gene encoding Edc1p (similar to Saccharomyces cerevisiae EDC2 (YER035W) and EDC1 (YGL222C); ancestral locus Anc_3.533), whose protein sequence is MSTDTMYINSSRLLPVHSKNKPSNNLNNHKKFIRAEKQSREKNETVPLPQSLPNGEKPNFGHSNGKKSKKKGKAKEDELSASLKNLVLDKSQSTKKATKKKLFSPKSNHQELDSTPIVQQQASKTPLTTFLSSPINTPSSIPSQLLSPPVPMGPFSPSTTRHPYPTSPPHILAQPNLSGAPLPPPFQMAGYPYIPHANYSLASVPPIMPQQMPVRNPMYLQPHPSQNIPNTHTSNNISLPSSSSSTITSTKSKKKQNSNHSNSRCSSHSFAGASFANDTPQECNLPKPSFL, encoded by the coding sequence ATGTCCACAGACACAATGTATATCAACAGCTCCAGGCTGTTACCTGTGCATAGTAAAAATAAGCCATCCAATAATCTGAACAACCataagaaatttattcGAGCGGAAAAGCAGAGcagagagaaaaatgagaCTGTTCCTTTGCCTCAGTCGCTACCCAACGGTGAGAAACCAAATTTTGGTCATTCTAATGGTAAGAAGTCCAAGAAAAAGGGTAAAGCCAAGGAGGATGAATTGTCTGcaagtttgaaaaatttagtgCTTGATAAGTCACAGTCAACAAAGAAGGCCaccaagaagaaattattttctCCAAAGTCTAATCATCAAGAATTAGATAGTACACCTATTGTGCAACAGCAAGCTAGTAAGACTCCTTTGACTACATTTTTAAGCTCGCCTATCAACACTCCAAGTTCGATTCCAAGTCAACTACTATCACCTCCCGTGCCCATGGGTCCCTTTTCACCCAGTACGACTCGTCATCCATACCCAACGAGTCCTCCACATATATTGGCGCAACCGAATTTAAGCGGTGCTCCTCTACCACCACCTTTCCAAATGGCAGGTTATCCTTATATTCCTCATGCCAACTATAGTCTTGCATCTGTTCCACCCATCATGCCACAACAGATGCCTGTAAGAAATCCAATGTATTTGCAACCTCATCCTAGTCAAAATATTCCTAATACTCATACTAGcaataatatttctttaCCATCGTCTTCCAGCTCCACAATAACATCAACaaaatctaaaaaaaaGCAGAACAGCAATCATTCGAACAGTAGATGTTCGTCTCATTCATTTGCCGGTGCTTCATTTGCAAATGATACACCACAGGAATGTAACTTACCAAAACCAAGCTTTTTGTGA
- the ARB1 gene encoding ATP-binding cassette family ATPase ARB1 (similar to Saccharomyces cerevisiae ARB1 (YER036C); ancestral locus Anc_3.534), with protein sequence MPPVSSSKAKREAKKAERDAKKVAAGKTVRRTKKKNENEEDEAEVAAREIEKLKLQQDEHGISDRVVTGVLASLETSRDIKLTSVSLLFHGKVLIQDSNLELNYGRRYGLLGENGCGKSTFLKALAAREYPIPEHIDIYLLDEPAAATEYSALEYVVREAQNELKRLEDLVEKITIEDGPESELLDPLYERMDSLDPDTFESRASIILIGLGFNAQTILKKTKDMSGGWKMRVALAKALFVKPTLLLLDDPTAHLDLEACVWLEEYLKRFDRTLVLVSHSQDFLNGVCSNMLDMRLQKLTAYGGNYDSYVKTRSELETNQMKQYNKQQEEIQHIKKFIASAGTYANLVKQAKSRQKILDKMEADGLIQAVVPDRVFSFRFPQVERLPPPVLAFDNISFAYDGNPEHNLYENLDFGVDMDSRIALVGPNGVGKSTLLKIMTGQLMAQAGRVSRHTHVKLGVYSQHSQDQLDLTKSALEFVRDKYSSISQDFQYWRGQLGRYGLTGESQTVQMGTLSEGQRSRVVFALLALEQPNVLLLDEPTNGLDIPTIDSLAEAINEFNGGVVVVSHDFRLLDKIAKDIFVVENKTATRWEGSILEYKTKLAKNVVL encoded by the coding sequence ATGCCACCAGTATCTTCATCCAAAGCCAAGAGAGAGGCCAAGAAAGCTGAAAGGGACGCCAAAAAGGTTGCCGCAGGTAAGACCGTCCGTAGAactaagaagaagaatgaaaatgaagaagatgaagctGAGGTTGCAGCAAgggaaattgaaaaattaaaattacaACAGGATGAACACGGTATTTCTGATAGAGTTGTCACTGGTGTCTTAGCTTCTTTAGAAACCTCTAGAGATATTAAATTGACCTCCGTTTCCCTGTTATTCCACGGTAAAGTTTTAATTCAAGATTCTAACTTGGAATTAAATTACGGTAGAAGATACGGTCTATTGGGTGAAAATGGTTGTGGTAAATCCACTTTCTTAAAGGCCCTTGCCGCTAGGGAATATCCTATCCCAGAACATATCGATATCTACCTATTAGATGAACCTGCTGCTGCCACTGAATACTCTGCTTTAGAATATGTTGTTAGAGAAGCtcaaaatgaattaaagAGATTGGAAGATTTAGTTGAAAAGATCACCATAGAAGATGGTCCAGAATCTGAATTATTAGACCCATTATACGAAAGAATGGATTCTCTAGATCCAGATACTTTTGAAAGTAGAGCCTCCATTATCTTGATTGGTTTGGGTTTCAACGCTCAAACTATCTTGAAGAAAACTAAGGATATGTCTGGTGGTTGGAAAATGCGTGTTGCTTTAGCCAAAGCTTTATTCGTTAAACcaactttattattattagatgaCCCAACTGCGCATTTAGATTTGGAAGCATGTGTTTGGTtagaagaatatttaaagAGATTCGACAGAACTTTAGTTCTTGTCTCTCATTCTCAAGATTTCTTAAATGGTGTCTGTTCCAATATGCTTGATATGAgattacaaaaattaacCGCATATGGTGGTAACTACGATTCTTATGTCAAGACTAGATCCGAATTAGAAACTAACCAAATGAAACAATATAATAaacaacaagaagaaattcaaCATATCAAGAAGTTCATTGCTAGTGCAGGTACTTATGCAAACTTGGTCAAACAAGCCAAATCCAGACAAAAGATTCTTGATAAGATGGAAGCTGATGGTCTTATTCAAGCAGTTGTCCCAGACAGAGTTTTCTCTTTTAGATTTCCTCAAGTTGAAAGATTACCTCCACCAGTTTTAGCATTCGACAACATTTCCTTTGCATACGATGGTAATCCAGAACACAATTTATACGAAAATTTAGATTTTGGTGTTGATATGGACTCTAGAATCGCTTTAGTTGGTCCAAATGGTGTTGGTAAATCTACTTTATTAAAGATTATGACAGGTCAATTAATGGCACAAGCTGGTCGTGTTTCAAGACACACACACGTCAAATTAGGTGTCTACTCACAACATTCTCAAGATCAATTAGATTTAACCAAATCTGCTCTTGAATTCGTCCGTGACAAATATTCTAGTATTTCTCAGGATTTCCAATACTGGAGAGGTCAATTAGGTCGTTACGGTTTAACTGGTGAATCTCAAACTGTTCAAATGGGTACTCTATCTGAGGGTCAACGTTCTCGTGTTGTTTTCGCCTTACTAGCTTTAGAACAACCAAATGTCTTATTGTTAGATGAACCTACCAATGGTTTAGATATTCCAACTATCGATTCATTAGCTGAAGCtattaatgaattcaatggtGGTGTTGTCGTAGTTTCTCACGATTTCAGATTATTAGATAAAATTGCTaaagatatttttgttgttgaaaACAAAACAGCAACAAGATGGGAAGGTTCAATCTTGGAGTACAAGACCAAATTGGCAAAGAATGTTGTCTTGTAG
- the COG1 gene encoding Golgi transport complex subunit COG1 (similar to Saccharomyces cerevisiae COG1 (YGL223C); ancestral locus Anc_3.535), with product MQQQNGEVKKLFEEKSITEIKDYLLDVNRELVQVDENFTAKLKLHYPDILQVTEDVAGLYGLLKDVDTEFRDLCFNDDKYQIKKLPEFASDHSSKQVNTNVSLSDHTRTSTESILAISNWLLSISNFFNMASLKSFDDMMVNFQNLRNCHIPTDFQDLINSKIISFQEELFQSLQSSKIHFTLTQRIKLFNLFQDSKSYNWNAQLCSDYQQLLYATIFNEYNDIESNLFESTDPLVREFIHLPDFNTKLIEKIRNDIDLKLNQLEKIIQGELAEQPGETDDSDIGTTIHTAKLNSMGLVNWKDITVYKIIQPIIPMILKLQKFGCDASIINEIKTKLTEIIKHDLNDLEVSMKKISVVPPKADALPSSDISVPGIEPTVEPTEEQPDRDTIPTEEQSEEDITATEDKSHPQPQPVSMNELVDSIVQNYNKTNLIHLLHEQIASLAEINASPAR from the coding sequence ATGCAGCAACAGAACGGTGAGGTCAAGAAGTTGTTCGAAGAGAAAAGTATTACGGAGATTAAAGACTATTTATTGGATGTTAATCGTGAATTGGTTCAAGtggatgaaaatttcactGCTAAATTAAAACTTCACTATCCAGACATCTTACAAGTCACGGAGGATGTCGCTGGGTTGTATGGTTTGTTGAAAGATGTCGATACGGAATTTAGAGATCTCTGTTTCAATGATGACAAGTATCAGATCAAAAAACTGCCCGAATTTGCCAGCGATCATTCTTCTAAACAGGTGAATACCAATGTCTCCTTATCTGACCATACTCGAACTAGCACTGAGTCTATACTTGCTATTTCCAACTGGTTACTctctatttcaaatttttttaatatgGCATCACttaaatcttttgatgATATGATGGTCAATTTCCAGAATTTACGCAATTGTCACATCCCAACGgattttcaagatttgaTCAATTCCAAGATTATCTCCTTCCAAGAAGAACTTTTCCAATCATTGCAATCTTCCAAGATTCACTTCACTTTAACACAACGGATAAAACTGTTTAACCTTTTCCAAGATTCGAAATCTTACAATTGGAATGCGCAGTTATGTTCAGATTATCAGCAGTTACTTTACGCgacaatttttaatgaatataaCGATATCGAATCCAATCTATTTGAATCTACTGATCCGCTAGTAAGGGAATTTATTCATCTACCAGATTTCAATAcgaaattgattgaaaagatCAGAAACGATATcgatttgaaattgaaccaattggaaaaaatcATACAAGGTGAACTTGCCGAGCAACCTGGAGAAACTGATGATTCTGATATCGGAACCACCATTCATACGGCAAAACTAAATTCTATGGGTCTTGTCAATTGGAAGGACATTACGGTAtataaaatcattcaaCCAATAATCCCaatgattttaaaattacaaaaatttggCTGTGATGCATCGATCATAAACGAAATTAAAACTAAATTGACTGAAATTATAAAGCACGATCTAAACGATCTGGAAGTCTCCATGAAGAAGATCAGTGTTGTGCCACCAAAGGCAGATGCCTTGCCATCTTCAGATATATCTGTTCCAGGCATTGAACCGACTGTGGAGCCAACCGAAGAACAACCTGACCGGGATACCATACCAACTGAAGAGCAATCTGAAGAGGACATCACAGCAACTGAAGATAAATCTCACCCGCAGCCTCAACCAGTCTCAATGAATGAACTAGTCGACTCCATTGTGCAAAACTACAACAAAACTAACCTAATACACCTGCTGCATGAACAAATTGCTTCGTTAGCTGAGATTAATGCGTCTCCAGCAAGGTGA